From Myxococcales bacterium, the proteins below share one genomic window:
- a CDS encoding VanW family protein: protein MSVCAVLGVVAAFLAVPPRASKSGPATPTPTVLLDKKPLPLDDDEKTLEAARSIARDYVSQPLTIKVEGGRSISRPRSELGARVDPARLSAIVAQLRDPRSAMRRAHDAVARGRALELPLPVSVDATRAEAALLTVKDELDHAPLDARLDFKTRKVLPDAPGQRVDVHATLARLDAAISKGEGEIAAVVETIPASRTAEQIREVRYDDVLGYFTTKYARDNAHEARTFNLRIAASKLDGHVLMPGETFDFNQIVGPRDEANGYKVATVISQGELVDGMGGGTCQISGTLHGAAFFAGLEVVDRRPHTRPSGYIKMGMDSTVVYPTITLKLRNPFPFPVVFHEVVENGEVRAEILGPPRTRDVTFFRKVNQATPFKEKEIPDAKIPKGERVLVQRGIPGFYVTRYRIVRDGPFAAREKTIDSYPPTTQIWRVGTGEPDKSFEAKDDSHAEYVADELLTITQGPSARPGSSERGGATVESRVPGKYGSYGWTVREGFTQEIKPREGKKREPKDPDNPGVD from the coding sequence TTGTCCGTGTGTGCCGTGCTCGGTGTCGTGGCGGCGTTCCTCGCGGTGCCGCCTCGGGCGTCGAAGTCGGGGCCGGCGACGCCGACGCCCACCGTCTTGCTCGACAAGAAGCCGCTCCCGCTCGACGACGACGAGAAGACGCTCGAGGCCGCGCGATCGATCGCGCGTGACTACGTGTCGCAGCCGCTCACGATCAAGGTCGAAGGCGGTCGGTCCATCTCCCGGCCTCGGTCGGAGCTTGGCGCGCGCGTGGATCCTGCGCGGCTCTCGGCGATCGTGGCGCAGCTCCGCGATCCGCGCTCGGCGATGCGTCGCGCCCACGACGCCGTCGCGAGGGGCAGGGCGCTCGAGCTCCCGCTCCCGGTCAGCGTCGACGCCACGCGCGCCGAGGCGGCCCTCCTCACGGTGAAGGACGAGCTCGATCACGCTCCCCTCGACGCGCGCCTCGACTTCAAGACGCGCAAGGTGCTCCCCGACGCACCGGGCCAGCGTGTCGACGTGCACGCCACGCTGGCGCGCCTCGACGCGGCGATCTCCAAGGGGGAGGGCGAGATCGCGGCCGTGGTCGAGACGATCCCGGCGTCGCGCACCGCCGAGCAAATCCGAGAGGTCCGCTACGACGACGTGCTCGGCTACTTTACGACGAAGTACGCCCGCGACAACGCCCACGAGGCGCGGACCTTCAACCTCCGCATCGCCGCGTCGAAGCTCGACGGCCACGTGCTCATGCCCGGCGAGACGTTCGACTTCAACCAGATCGTCGGCCCGCGCGACGAGGCCAACGGGTACAAGGTGGCCACGGTCATCTCGCAGGGCGAGCTCGTGGACGGCATGGGCGGCGGCACCTGCCAGATCTCGGGCACCCTCCATGGGGCGGCGTTCTTCGCGGGGCTCGAGGTCGTCGATCGCAGGCCGCACACGCGCCCGAGCGGCTACATCAAGATGGGCATGGACTCGACCGTCGTTTACCCGACGATCACGCTCAAGTTGCGGAATCCATTCCCATTTCCGGTGGTGTTTCACGAGGTCGTCGAGAACGGCGAGGTCCGCGCCGAGATCCTCGGCCCACCCCGCACGAGGGACGTCACCTTCTTCCGGAAGGTGAACCAAGCGACCCCGTTCAAAGAGAAAGAGATCCCCGACGCGAAGATCCCGAAGGGCGAGCGCGTGCTCGTCCAGCGTGGCATCCCCGGGTTCTACGTCACGCGCTACCGCATCGTTCGCGACGGGCCGTTCGCCGCGCGCGAGAAGACGATCGACTCGTACCCTCCGACGACGCAGATCTGGCGCGTCGGCACGGGCGAGCCCGACAAGAGCTTCGAAGCGAAGGACGACTCCCACGCCGAGTACGTGGCCGACGAGCTCCTCACGATCACGCAAGGTCCGAGCGCGAGGCCGGGCTCGAGCGAGCGCGGAGGTGCTACGGTCGAGTCACGCGTGCCGGGCAAGTACGGCTCGTACGGGTGGACCGTGCGCGAGGGGTTCACCCAGGAGATCAAGCCGCGCGAGGGAAAAAAACGTGAGCCGAAAGACCCCGACAACCCAGGCGTCGACTGA
- a CDS encoding helix-turn-helix domain-containing protein, with translation MAWLIRPIVLANAWGVSSRTVTEWIRTGRLPGVRTPGGQHRVRVDAIAKFCDAEGLPVPKLASGRELTVLVAKRQNLDVRPLRRALRALDVDLEVTTSGAGALLAVASDPPGALVLDAQLPGLDVVSILRALAESPKTAKIPILVCDAPKLRVARYLDAGAHAVALRGEIATLAEELARLARP, from the coding sequence GTGGCGTGGTTGATTCGGCCGATCGTGCTCGCGAACGCGTGGGGCGTAAGCTCGCGCACTGTGACCGAGTGGATCCGCACGGGCCGGCTCCCGGGGGTGCGCACGCCGGGGGGGCAACACCGGGTGCGGGTCGACGCGATCGCGAAGTTCTGCGACGCCGAAGGTCTGCCCGTGCCCAAGCTCGCTTCGGGCCGTGAGCTCACCGTGCTCGTCGCGAAGCGCCAGAACCTCGACGTGCGTCCCCTGCGGCGCGCGCTTCGGGCGCTCGACGTCGACCTCGAGGTGACCACCTCGGGCGCGGGGGCGCTCCTCGCCGTGGCGTCGGATCCCCCGGGCGCGCTCGTGCTCGACGCGCAGCTGCCGGGCCTCGACGTCGTGTCCATTCTGAGGGCCCTCGCCGAGTCACCGAAGACCGCGAAAATCCCGATCCTCGTGTGTGACGCGCCGAAGCTCAGGGTGGCTCGCTACCTCGACGCCGGCGCGCACGCCGTGGCCCTCCGCGGAGAGATCGCCACCCTCGCCGAAGAGCTCGCGCGCCTCGCCCGACCGTGA
- a CDS encoding sigma-70 family RNA polymerase sigma factor, with protein sequence MAHAKTPCTLDMFSTDEELVAGLVAKDAGAWREVQTRYGRMITRCIAKVTRRFASRVAEEDVREIEATFMVSLFANDMHKIRSFDRTRGHRFSSWLGMLAINCAYDHLRNVKREPLKETIGEDFELAADAECPFEAASKGQQARIAAESLAGFSEKDRTFAELYFVEGLAPEAVAREMNISVKTVYSKRHKIQARLQAALADLAA encoded by the coding sequence ATGGCTCACGCGAAAACCCCCTGCACGCTGGACATGTTCTCGACCGACGAGGAGCTCGTGGCCGGGCTCGTGGCCAAAGACGCGGGCGCGTGGCGCGAGGTCCAGACCCGCTACGGCCGCATGATCACCCGCTGCATCGCGAAGGTCACCCGCCGCTTCGCGTCGCGCGTCGCCGAAGAGGACGTTCGCGAGATCGAGGCGACGTTCATGGTGTCGCTCTTCGCGAACGACATGCACAAGATCCGCTCCTTCGACCGCACGCGCGGTCACCGCTTCTCGAGCTGGCTCGGCATGCTCGCCATCAACTGCGCCTACGATCACCTCCGCAACGTGAAGCGCGAGCCCCTCAAGGAGACCATCGGGGAAGACTTCGAGCTCGCGGCCGACGCCGAGTGCCCCTTCGAGGCGGCCTCCAAGGGCCAGCAGGCTCGCATCGCGGCCGAGTCGCTCGCTGGCTTCAGCGAGAAGGACCGCACCTTCGCCGAGCTCTACTTCGTCGAGGGGCTCGCCCCCGAGGCCGTCGCTCGCGAGATGAACATCAGCGTCAAGACGGTCTACTCGAAGCGCCACAAGATCCAGGCTCGCCTCCAGGCGGCCCTCGCCGACCTCGCGGCCTGA
- the coaBC gene encoding bifunctional phosphopantothenoylcysteine decarboxylase/phosphopantothenate--cysteine ligase CoaBC, producing the protein MGRGGQGAVDTPRGAKDATIRRVSALQGRTVVLGVTGSIAAYKAVEVARLLRKAGAKVVPVLTRSAERFVGAVTFSGITGRAVHTDMWDAGVSGELHVMLADEADAVLVVPATADFLSRLSQGRADDLLSAVVLSARGPVLVAPAMHPRMWAHPATRRNVRTLALDGRVELVGPVVGEVASGDVGEGRMAEPGDVVSALARALGPRDLDGRHVVVTAGPTHEPIDPVRFLGNRSSGKMGFAIASEAARRGARVTLIAGPTAEPSPANVTRVDVTTAFEMGRALGDVLGPEALGADLLVMAAAVADFRPAEPKTEKIKKAAGEGAPDLALVRNPDLLAAIGATRAAEGAALVGFALETGSDDAVLAYARKKLHEKRVDLVVANRADEALGGESSRVAFVSEAGASWLPHGEKTHLARAIVDAAKVAIEARRR; encoded by the coding sequence ATGGGTCGGGGAGGCCAAGGCGCGGTCGACACGCCGCGCGGCGCAAAGGACGCTACCATACGCCGCGTGTCCGCACTTCAAGGTCGAACCGTCGTTCTCGGGGTCACAGGAAGCATCGCCGCGTACAAGGCCGTGGAGGTGGCGCGCCTCCTTCGGAAGGCCGGCGCGAAGGTCGTCCCGGTGCTCACGCGGTCGGCCGAACGTTTCGTCGGAGCGGTGACGTTCTCGGGAATCACCGGACGAGCCGTGCACACCGACATGTGGGATGCGGGGGTTTCGGGCGAGCTCCACGTCATGCTCGCCGACGAGGCCGACGCGGTCCTCGTGGTGCCCGCCACGGCCGATTTCCTCTCGCGCCTCTCGCAGGGCCGCGCCGACGACCTGCTCTCCGCGGTGGTCCTGTCCGCGCGAGGCCCCGTGCTCGTGGCGCCCGCGATGCACCCGCGGATGTGGGCGCACCCCGCGACACGACGAAACGTGCGCACGCTCGCCCTCGACGGCAGAGTCGAGCTCGTGGGGCCCGTCGTCGGCGAGGTGGCCTCGGGCGACGTCGGGGAGGGACGCATGGCCGAGCCCGGGGACGTCGTGTCCGCGCTCGCGCGCGCGCTGGGGCCACGGGATCTCGACGGGCGGCACGTCGTGGTCACGGCCGGTCCGACCCACGAGCCGATCGATCCCGTGCGTTTCCTCGGGAATCGATCGAGCGGAAAAATGGGGTTCGCCATCGCATCGGAAGCCGCCCGCCGCGGCGCTCGCGTGACCTTGATCGCCGGGCCGACCGCCGAGCCGAGCCCCGCGAACGTGACGCGGGTCGACGTGACCACGGCGTTCGAAATGGGCCGTGCGCTCGGCGACGTGCTCGGACCCGAGGCGCTCGGCGCCGACCTCCTCGTCATGGCCGCGGCCGTGGCCGACTTTCGCCCGGCCGAGCCGAAGACGGAGAAGATCAAAAAAGCCGCCGGCGAGGGCGCCCCCGACCTCGCGCTCGTTCGCAACCCCGACCTCCTCGCGGCGATCGGCGCCACGCGCGCGGCGGAAGGTGCGGCGCTCGTGGGGTTCGCCCTCGAGACGGGCTCCGACGACGCCGTGCTCGCCTACGCCCGTAAGAAGCTCCACGAGAAGCGCGTGGACCTCGTCGTGGCGAACCGCGCCGACGAGGCTCTCGGGGGAGAATCGTCGCGCGTGGCGTTCGTGTCCGAAGCGGGCGCGTCCTGGTTGCCCCATGGGGAGAAGACGCACCTCGCGCGCGCGATCGTCGACGCCGCGAAGGTAGCGATCGAGGCGCGTCGGCGGTGA
- a CDS encoding long-chain fatty acid--CoA ligase: MPKFETLVDIFENSIATYPENDLFGTKKNGVWVWTTYLEFGKQVDAARAGLAALGIVRGDRVAIVSNNRVEWAVLAYACYGLGAAFVPMYEAQLAKEWEFITRDCAAKVLVCATDAIVEKAKSFVGDLPALTHVVSLDPATKASDDGKIVPYKSLLNADKKVPSIRPSKDDIAGFIYTSGTTGNPKGVRLSHYNIASNVSAVHDKFPMSAADRSLSFLPWAHVFGQTCELHALFSMGACLALCESVDKIIDNLAETQPTLLMSVPRIFNRIYAGVQKQISERPGFVQGMVKAALAARNKQRAGEELGLQEGLVLALTDKVVFSKVRARFGGRLRYAFSGGAAISKDVAEFIDGLGITVYEGYGLTETSPIVCANYPGARKIGSVGKPLPGITVSLSPENELIVHGPNIMKGYHDREEENRAVFTEDGGFRTGDMARVDDEGFIFITGRIKEQYKLENGKYVVPTPIEEQLKLSPFVLNVMVYGDNRPYNVGLVVANVAAVRAWGQEHGVSESDDEKLLALPKVRELFKSDLEKYADKFKGFEGIKDFALISEDFTTDNGMLTPSLKLKRRAVLAKWQSVIDGIYAKKKSKEGASASA, translated from the coding sequence ATGCCCAAGTTCGAAACCCTCGTCGACATCTTCGAAAACTCGATCGCCACCTACCCGGAGAACGATCTCTTCGGCACGAAGAAGAACGGGGTATGGGTCTGGACCACCTACCTCGAGTTCGGCAAGCAGGTCGACGCCGCGCGCGCCGGGCTCGCCGCGCTCGGCATCGTGCGCGGGGATCGCGTCGCGATCGTGTCGAACAACCGGGTCGAGTGGGCCGTGCTCGCGTACGCCTGCTACGGGCTCGGCGCGGCCTTCGTGCCGATGTACGAAGCGCAGCTCGCCAAAGAGTGGGAGTTCATCACGAGGGACTGCGCCGCGAAGGTGCTCGTCTGCGCGACCGACGCGATCGTCGAGAAGGCCAAGTCGTTCGTCGGTGATCTCCCGGCCCTCACCCACGTCGTCAGCCTCGATCCGGCCACCAAGGCGAGCGACGACGGCAAGATCGTCCCGTACAAGTCGCTGCTCAACGCCGACAAGAAGGTCCCGTCGATCCGCCCGTCGAAGGACGACATCGCCGGCTTCATCTACACGAGCGGGACGACCGGCAACCCCAAAGGCGTCCGCCTCTCGCACTACAACATCGCGAGCAACGTGAGCGCGGTGCACGACAAATTCCCGATGAGCGCCGCCGACCGGTCGCTCTCGTTCCTCCCGTGGGCGCACGTCTTCGGGCAGACGTGCGAGCTCCACGCGCTCTTCTCGATGGGCGCGTGCCTCGCGCTCTGCGAGTCGGTCGACAAGATCATCGACAACCTCGCCGAGACGCAGCCCACGCTCCTCATGAGCGTGCCTCGAATCTTCAACCGCATCTACGCGGGTGTGCAAAAGCAGATCTCCGAGCGCCCCGGCTTCGTGCAGGGCATGGTCAAGGCGGCGCTCGCCGCGCGAAACAAGCAGCGCGCGGGCGAGGAGCTCGGCCTCCAAGAAGGGCTCGTGCTCGCCCTCACGGACAAGGTCGTCTTCTCCAAGGTGCGCGCGCGGTTCGGCGGTCGCCTGCGGTACGCCTTCTCGGGTGGCGCGGCGATCTCGAAGGACGTCGCCGAGTTCATCGACGGCCTCGGCATCACGGTCTACGAGGGGTACGGCCTCACCGAGACGAGCCCCATCGTCTGCGCGAACTACCCCGGCGCGCGCAAGATCGGCAGCGTCGGAAAGCCCCTCCCGGGCATCACGGTGAGCCTCTCGCCCGAGAACGAGCTCATCGTGCACGGGCCCAACATCATGAAGGGCTACCACGACCGCGAAGAAGAGAACCGCGCCGTCTTCACCGAAGACGGGGGCTTCCGCACGGGCGACATGGCCCGCGTGGACGACGAGGGCTTCATCTTCATCACGGGCCGTATCAAGGAGCAGTACAAGCTCGAGAACGGCAAGTACGTGGTCCCCACGCCCATCGAAGAGCAGCTCAAGCTCTCGCCGTTCGTGCTGAACGTCATGGTCTACGGGGACAACCGCCCGTACAACGTGGGCCTCGTCGTGGCGAACGTCGCCGCGGTGCGCGCGTGGGGCCAAGAGCACGGCGTCTCCGAGAGCGACGACGAGAAGCTCCTCGCGCTGCCCAAGGTGCGCGAGCTCTTCAAATCGGATCTCGAAAAGTACGCCGATAAGTTCAAAGGTTTCGAGGGGATAAAGGATTTTGCCCTCATCTCCGAGGACTTCACGACCGACAACGGCATGCTCACCCCGAGCCTCAAGCTGAAGCGCCGCGCGGTGCTCGCGAAGTGGCAGTCGGTGATCGACGGCATCTACGCCAAGAAGAAGAGCAAAGAGGGCGCGTCGGCCTCGGCCTGA
- a CDS encoding matrixin family metalloprotease, with protein MDALDLPPPIVVVASSASSPRAYTRQVPDGTWASGGVRLVVGVPFGPLDGPRAEAEVGVAARTWSEVPCTGFRFEVVSERDAAPKTGDGRAHVVFHDGSWPAELVPRALAQTVVEVDGRGALLDADVHVNGVDHTFATDGRDGAVDLRSVLVHELGHVLGLGHTTDTTATMAAAISGLRARTLEADDEAGVCALYAGRGAAGCPEVPCPVDFSCFAGRCERRGTPRAACVGCLREPGACENAGGAARCTDVGDGLVCTRACDTAHPCGPGHTCRPTTEAGDLQCVPDDGCRALGTACADDTACAPFVCRAGRCVGPTVARPDAGPVDAATPPLPSSDGAESGCTEGPRAANGGAMLTLAAWVLLVALGRRTRLGRGR; from the coding sequence ATGGATGCCTTGGATCTCCCGCCTCCCATCGTCGTCGTGGCGAGCTCGGCCTCGTCGCCGCGGGCGTATACGCGCCAGGTCCCCGACGGGACGTGGGCTTCAGGGGGGGTGAGGCTCGTCGTGGGCGTCCCGTTCGGCCCGCTCGACGGACCGCGGGCCGAGGCCGAGGTGGGCGTGGCCGCGCGCACGTGGTCCGAGGTGCCCTGCACCGGGTTTCGATTCGAGGTCGTGAGCGAGCGCGACGCCGCCCCGAAGACCGGCGACGGCAGAGCGCACGTGGTCTTTCACGACGGCTCATGGCCAGCGGAGCTGGTGCCGCGCGCCCTCGCGCAGACCGTGGTCGAGGTGGACGGGCGGGGAGCTCTCCTCGACGCCGACGTTCACGTCAACGGAGTCGACCATACGTTCGCCACCGACGGGCGCGACGGCGCGGTCGATCTTCGCTCGGTGCTCGTCCACGAGCTCGGGCACGTGCTCGGGCTCGGGCACACGACCGACACGACGGCGACGATGGCCGCGGCGATCTCGGGGCTCCGCGCGCGCACGCTCGAGGCGGACGACGAGGCCGGGGTCTGCGCGCTCTACGCGGGGCGAGGCGCGGCAGGCTGCCCCGAGGTGCCCTGCCCCGTCGACTTCTCGTGTTTCGCCGGGCGGTGCGAGCGACGAGGCACACCGCGCGCGGCCTGCGTCGGCTGCCTCCGCGAGCCCGGCGCGTGCGAGAACGCCGGAGGCGCGGCGCGCTGCACGGACGTCGGGGATGGGCTCGTGTGTACCCGCGCGTGCGACACCGCTCACCCGTGCGGACCTGGGCACACCTGCCGGCCCACCACCGAGGCCGGGGATCTCCAGTGTGTGCCCGACGACGGCTGCCGCGCGCTCGGGACGGCCTGCGCCGACGACACGGCGTGCGCCCCCTTCGTCTGCCGCGCCGGTCGGTGTGTCGGCCCCACCGTCGCCCGCCCCGACGCGGGCCCGGTCGACGCGGCGACACCTCCCCTTCCCTCGAGCGACGGCGCGGAGAGCGGATGCACCGAAGGGCCGCGCGCGGCCAACGGCGGCGCCATGCTCACCCTCGCGGCGTGGGTCCTCCTGGTCGCGCTCGGCCGGCGAACGAGGCTCGGCCGGGGACGATGA
- a CDS encoding gamma carbonic anhydrase family protein, whose translation MLYRYKDRRPSLGERVYVAPNAAVIGDVTLGDDASIWFSVTVRADLEPIRIGARTNIQDGSVVHVTGGSHGVSIGDDCTVGHMALVHGCTIGDRVLVGMGSTVLDGAEVGDDVVIGAGSLVTPRTKIPPMSLVMGRPARVVRTLTESDVAWVKGSVLAYVEGGRTFREDVEPIG comes from the coding sequence ATGCTCTACCGCTACAAAGACCGCCGTCCGTCGCTCGGCGAACGCGTGTATGTTGCACCCAACGCCGCCGTCATCGGCGACGTGACCCTCGGCGACGACGCGAGCATTTGGTTCTCGGTGACCGTGCGCGCCGACCTCGAGCCCATCCGCATCGGCGCGCGCACCAACATCCAAGACGGCTCGGTCGTGCACGTGACCGGGGGCTCGCACGGCGTCTCGATCGGCGACGATTGCACGGTCGGGCACATGGCGCTCGTGCACGGCTGCACCATCGGAGACCGGGTGCTCGTCGGCATGGGGAGCACGGTGCTCGACGGGGCCGAGGTGGGTGACGACGTCGTCATCGGGGCGGGCTCGCTCGTCACGCCTCGCACCAAGATCCCGCCCATGAGCCTCGTGATGGGGCGGCCGGCCCGCGTCGTGCGGACCCTCACCGAGTCGGACGTCGCGTGGGTGAAGGGCTCCGTGCTCGCGTACGTCGAGGGCGGGCGCACGTTCCGCGAGGACGTCGAGCCCATCGGCTGA
- a CDS encoding septal ring lytic transglycosylase RlpA family protein, translating into MRSRVPYLVALSFVSAWGCAPRETAGFHPPTDPSSLRASSTTSRGDLDFANQASATRDARPHEVGLATWYGDRLAGNKTASGEIFDPRRMTAAHRTLKLGTWVEVRRVDTGTTVRVRINDRGPFGKEQTRIIDLSRAAAERLGMIRDGVVRVEVRVVDGP; encoded by the coding sequence ATGCGAAGCCGCGTCCCGTACCTCGTCGCGTTGTCCTTCGTGTCGGCCTGGGGTTGCGCTCCCCGGGAGACCGCGGGGTTCCACCCGCCGACCGATCCGTCGAGCCTCCGGGCGAGCTCGACGACGAGCCGAGGGGATCTCGACTTCGCGAATCAGGCGAGCGCCACACGCGACGCGCGGCCGCACGAGGTGGGGCTCGCCACGTGGTACGGCGACCGCCTCGCAGGGAACAAGACGGCGAGCGGGGAGATCTTCGATCCGCGCCGCATGACGGCGGCGCACCGCACGCTCAAGCTCGGCACGTGGGTCGAGGTGCGACGGGTAGACACCGGCACGACGGTGCGCGTGCGCATCAACGATCGAGGGCCGTTCGGCAAAGAGCAGACGCGGATCATCGATCTCTCGCGCGCCGCGGCCGAGCGCCTCGGGATGATCCGCGACGGCGTCGTGCGCGTCGAGGTGCGTGTAGTCGACGGCCCGTGA
- the miaB gene encoding tRNA (N6-isopentenyl adenosine(37)-C2)-methylthiotransferase MiaB translates to MSGRYVVQTFGCQMNVHDSDRMEETLRAHGWSPSDDVESADLVVFNTCSVRERAEQKLRSEAGKLAPLKARRPDLCVAVAGCVAQQEGEKILARMPYVDIVIGPDNIAELPALVLDHASGGVRVARTVFDLDAPRFLAAEPRGGEAPVSAFVTTMKGCDERCSFCIVPTTRGPERYRPSSEIVAEVARWVAAGAREVTLLGQTVDSFRDPELPPPASDDPDESQFPELLRAIARDVPGLVRLRYTSPHPRHATASLVAAHRDLGVLARHVHMPVQSGSNRMLRRMIRRYTREEYVARVFALRDARATQGEPLTLSTDVIVGFPGETEEDFEATLSLIREVDFTQVFAFKYSPRPGTPALKLGDDVSEEEKSSRLARLFEVTEELGRAHLSRLVGTTQKVLLHGASKGKSGTFEGRTEQSFIVHVEVPEGLSPVGEVVEVIVDRAYKHSLAGTPTADALARLRAVPPRKAPEKRRRLLPLAPEGH, encoded by the coding sequence ATGTCCGGCCGCTACGTCGTCCAAACGTTCGGGTGCCAGATGAACGTCCACGACTCCGATCGCATGGAGGAGACCCTCCGCGCGCACGGATGGTCGCCCTCGGACGACGTCGAGAGCGCCGACCTCGTGGTCTTCAACACGTGCAGCGTGCGCGAGCGCGCCGAGCAGAAGCTGCGCAGCGAGGCCGGGAAGCTCGCCCCGCTGAAGGCCCGCCGCCCGGATCTGTGCGTCGCCGTGGCCGGCTGCGTGGCGCAACAAGAGGGCGAGAAGATCCTCGCGCGGATGCCCTACGTCGACATCGTGATCGGCCCGGACAACATCGCCGAGCTCCCCGCGCTCGTGCTCGATCACGCCTCGGGCGGCGTGCGTGTCGCGCGCACCGTGTTCGATCTCGACGCCCCTCGGTTCCTCGCCGCCGAGCCGCGCGGGGGCGAGGCGCCGGTCTCGGCGTTCGTCACGACCATGAAGGGGTGCGACGAACGGTGTTCGTTCTGCATCGTCCCCACGACGCGCGGCCCCGAGCGCTACCGCCCGTCGTCGGAGATCGTGGCCGAGGTCGCGCGTTGGGTCGCGGCGGGCGCCCGCGAGGTGACGCTCCTCGGGCAGACGGTCGACAGCTTTCGGGATCCCGAGCTGCCCCCGCCCGCGAGCGACGACCCGGACGAATCCCAATTTCCTGAGCTTTTACGAGCCATTGCGCGTGACGTACCAGGGCTCGTCCGCCTCCGGTACACGAGCCCCCACCCGCGGCACGCCACGGCGTCGCTCGTCGCGGCTCACCGCGATCTCGGGGTGCTCGCGCGCCACGTGCACATGCCCGTCCAGTCGGGCTCGAACCGCATGCTCCGGCGCATGATCCGGCGCTACACCCGCGAAGAGTACGTGGCGCGCGTGTTCGCCCTGCGCGACGCTCGAGCCACCCAGGGGGAGCCTCTCACCCTCTCGACCGACGTGATCGTGGGCTTCCCGGGCGAGACCGAAGAAGACTTCGAGGCGACGCTCTCGCTCATCCGCGAGGTCGATTTCACGCAGGTCTTCGCCTTCAAGTACTCGCCGCGCCCCGGCACCCCGGCCCTCAAGCTCGGGGACGACGTGTCCGAGGAGGAGAAGTCGTCGAGGCTCGCCCGGCTCTTCGAGGTCACCGAGGAGCTCGGACGGGCACACCTCTCGCGCCTCGTCGGCACGACGCAGAAGGTCCTCCTGCACGGCGCCAGCAAGGGCAAATCCGGAACGTTCGAGGGGCGGACCGAGCAGAGCTTCATCGTGCACGTCGAGGTGCCCGAGGGGCTCTCGCCGGTCGGCGAGGTCGTCGAGGTGATCGTCGATCGCGCCTACAAACACTCCCTCGCGGGCACGCCCACGGCGGATGCCCTGGCCCGCCTCCGCGCCGTGCCCCCACGAAAGGCGCCCGAGAAGCGCCGGAGGCTCTTGCCCCTCGCCCCCGAAGGTCACTGA
- a CDS encoding MBL fold metallo-hydrolase yields MSRKTPTTQASTDLGWLAALAVVASTVFPGCASYYQKTTLGDVVVHTITHDHANMHVVVEKGSAFAVDSGLKGTATSMEIDLRAIGVPPESLKAIVLTHGHHDHAGGARYFQQKYRTRIVAGRADLGMLRSGKNDRSCPVGAIARFRYETDFVQTFDPVEPDVLVDGPMSLSEITGTNARIVPVGSHTPGSLAVVVGRAALVGDLFRGGIVGDGAEVHFYMCDLEGNRRTIQSLLVREAASVDTFFPGHFGPIPRAEVVDTFVSSPP; encoded by the coding sequence GTGAGCCGAAAGACCCCGACAACCCAGGCGTCGACTGACCTCGGGTGGCTCGCCGCGCTCGCCGTGGTCGCGTCGACCGTGTTTCCCGGCTGCGCCTCGTACTACCAAAAGACCACCTTGGGCGACGTGGTGGTGCACACCATCACGCACGACCACGCGAACATGCACGTCGTGGTCGAGAAGGGCTCGGCCTTCGCGGTCGACTCGGGGCTCAAGGGCACGGCGACGTCGATGGAGATCGACCTTCGGGCCATCGGAGTCCCCCCCGAGTCGCTCAAGGCCATCGTGCTCACGCACGGGCACCACGACCACGCCGGCGGCGCCCGCTACTTCCAGCAAAAGTACAGGACCCGCATCGTCGCCGGTCGCGCCGATCTCGGCATGCTTCGCAGCGGGAAGAACGACCGGAGCTGCCCCGTGGGCGCGATCGCGCGCTTTCGCTACGAGACCGATTTCGTGCAGACGTTCGACCCCGTCGAGCCCGACGTCCTCGTCGACGGGCCGATGTCGCTCTCCGAGATCACGGGCACGAACGCGCGCATCGTGCCGGTGGGCAGCCACACTCCAGGGTCGCTCGCGGTCGTCGTGGGGAGGGCGGCGCTCGTCGGGGATCTGTTCCGCGGGGGCATCGTCGGGGACGGCGCCGAGGTGCATTTCTACATGTGCGACCTCGAGGGAAATCGCCGCACCATCCAGTCGCTGCTCGTGCGCGAAGCGGCCTCGGTCGACACGTTCTTTCCGGGGCATTTCGGCCCCATCCCGCGCGCCGAGGTCGTCGACACGTTCGTCTCGTCGCCCCCGTGA